The following is a genomic window from Burkholderia oklahomensis C6786.
TGCGCGAGCCCGTGCCGGGCTCGTTCGGCCACTACGCGACCGAGAACCTCGGCCCGTTCGCGGGCTTCGTCACCGGCTGGACCTACACGCTCGAGATGGTGATCGTCGCGATCGCCGACATCACCGCGTTCGGCATCTACATGGGCTTCTGGTTTCCGGACGTGCCGCAATGGATCTGGGTGCTCGCGGTCGTCGCGATCATCTGCGGGCTCAACCTGTGCCACGTGAAGGTGTTCGGCGAGCTGGAATTCTGGCTGTCGATCATCAAGGTGGGGGCGATCGTCGCGATGATCGGCGGCGGCGCGGCCATTCTTTTCACCGGGATGAAGCTCGGCGGCAGCGGCGCGCCGTCGCTGTCGAACCTGTGGTCGCACGGCGGCTTCCTGCCGAACGGCGTCGGCGGCCTCGTCGCGTCGCTGTCGGTCGTGATCTTCGCGTACGGCGGAATCGAGGTGATCGGCATGAGCGCGGGCGAGGCGAAGAACCCCGAGCGCGTGATTCCGCGCGCGATCAATGCCGTGCCGGTGCGGATCCTGCTCTTCTACGTGCTGACGATGGTCGTGCTGATGTCGATCTTCCCGTGGACGGGCGTCGGCTCGAGCGGCAGCCCGTTCGTGCAGATCTTCTCGGCGCTCGGCGTGCGTTCCGCCGCCGAGATCCTGAATCTCGTCGTGATCAGCGCGGCGATCTCCGCGATCAACAGCGACATCTTCGGCGCGGGCCGGATGATGTACGGGATGGCGCTGCAGCGCCAGGCGCCGCGCGCGCTCGCCGCGATGTCAGCGCGCGGCGTGCCGTGGGTCACGGTGCTCGTGATGGCGGGCGCGCTGCTCATCGGCGTCGTGCTCAACTATCTGATGCCGAAGGACGTGTTCCTGATGGTCGCCGCGATCGCGACGTTCGCGACGGTCTGGGTCTGGCTGATGATCCTGCTGTCGCAGGTCGCGATGCGCCGCCGGCTGAGCCCGGCCGAGACCGCCGCGCTGAAGTTCAAGGTGCCGTTCTGGCCGATCGGCCCGGCGCTCACGATCGCGTTCATGGCGTTCGTGATCGCGATGCTCGGGTATTTCGACGATACGCGCATCGCGCTCTTCGTCGGCGCCGCGTGGCTCGTGATCCTCGCGCTCGTGTTCTATACGCGGGTCAGGCCGCGGCTTCCGGCCGTCGCGCGCTGACGCGCGACGCGCGCGGCGCGCCGGCGGCGCCCGCGCGCGATCAGCCGTGCGCGGACGCGGCGCTCGCCGACGCCCCCTGCGGATGGGCTTCGTCGTATTCGTGCTTCTGCGAAATCGCGTTGTACAGGATCGTGCCGATCACGAGCACGACGGCCACGACGATCAGAATCGCCACGCCGAACACCGGATTCTTCTTGCTGCGCGGGTCGTTCATCGCCTGCTGCGCTCCGTCAAAAAATCGTCAAGCCGGCATTCTACGCGCAACCGCGTCCGCGTCGCCGCCCGCCCCGCCCGCCTTGCCCGTGCCGCCCGCCGCGCGCCATTCGTCAGATGTTTTGCGAACGATTCGCATATGGGAATCGTTCCCGTTTCGCATTACAATCCAAATCTTTCATTTTGTAATTTTCATTCCGCGACGGCCGCACGCCCCGCCTGCCGGAGCGTCCGTCCATCGCACGTCCCTAGCCGGAGCCCTCCATGTTCCTGAAGCAAGCCCGCCCGCTGCTGCGCACGCTCGCGTTCGCGTTCGCACTCGCCGCCGTCGCGCCCGCCGCGCAGGCGGCGAACGAAGTCAATCTCTACACGACCCGCGAGCCGAAGCTGATCCAGCCGCTCATCGACGCGTTCACGAAGCAAAGCGGGATCGCCGTCAACACGGTGTTCGTCAAGGACGGGCTCCTCGAGCGCGTGAAGGCGGAAGGCGCGCGCTCGCCGGCCGACGTGCTGATGACGGTCGATATCGGCAACCTGCTCGATCTCGTCGACGGCGGGCTCACGCAGCCGGTGCGCTCGCAGCCGCTCGACGACGCGATCCCCGCGAACCTGCGCAGCGCGCGCGGCGACTGGTATGCGCTGTCGCTGCGCGACCGCGTGCTGTACGTCGACAAGAACATGAAGCTCGACGCGATCACGTACGAGTCGCTCGCCGATCCGAAATGGAAAGGCAAGGTCTGCATCCGCTCGGGCCAGCATCCGTACAACACCGCGCTCGTCGCCGCGATGATCGCGCACGACGGCGAAGCCGCGACCGAGCAGTGGCTGCGCGGCGTGAAGGCGAATCTCGCGCGCAAGGCGACGGGCGGCGATCGCGACGTCGCGCGCGACATCCTCGGCGGGATCTGCGACGTCGGGCTCGCGAACGCGTACTACGTCGGTCACATGAAGCACGCGGAGCCGGGCACCGACGCGCGCAAGTGGGGCGACGCGATCAAGGTCGTGCGCCCGACGTTCGCGAACGCGAAGAGCGGCGGCACGCACGTCAACGTGAGCGGCGCGGCCGTCGCGAAGCACGCGCCGAACAAGGACAACGCGGTGAAGCTGCTCGAATACCTCGCGTCGCCGCCCGCGCAGGCGCTCTACGCGCAGGCGAACTACGAGTATCCGGTGCGCGCGGGCGTGACGCTCGATCCGGTGATCGCCGGCTTCGGGCCGCTGAAGGTCGATCCGCTGCCGCTCGTCGAGATCGCGAAGCACCGCAGGCGCGCAAGCCAGCTCGTCGACAAGGTCGGCTTTGACAACTGACGCCGCCGTCGCGCGCCGCCCGCTCGCG
Proteins encoded in this region:
- a CDS encoding amino acid permease translates to MKNLQRHLSARHIRFLALGSAIGTGLFYGSASAIQLAGPAVILTYILGGAAVYMVMRALGEMAVREPVPGSFGHYATENLGPFAGFVTGWTYTLEMVIVAIADITAFGIYMGFWFPDVPQWIWVLAVVAIICGLNLCHVKVFGELEFWLSIIKVGAIVAMIGGGAAILFTGMKLGGSGAPSLSNLWSHGGFLPNGVGGLVASLSVVIFAYGGIEVIGMSAGEAKNPERVIPRAINAVPVRILLFYVLTMVVLMSIFPWTGVGSSGSPFVQIFSALGVRSAAEILNLVVISAAISAINSDIFGAGRMMYGMALQRQAPRALAAMSARGVPWVTVLVMAGALLIGVVLNYLMPKDVFLMVAAIATFATVWVWLMILLSQVAMRRRLSPAETAALKFKVPFWPIGPALTIAFMAFVIAMLGYFDDTRIALFVGAAWLVILALVFYTRVRPRLPAVAR
- a CDS encoding Fe(3+) ABC transporter substrate-binding protein, coding for MFLKQARPLLRTLAFAFALAAVAPAAQAANEVNLYTTREPKLIQPLIDAFTKQSGIAVNTVFVKDGLLERVKAEGARSPADVLMTVDIGNLLDLVDGGLTQPVRSQPLDDAIPANLRSARGDWYALSLRDRVLYVDKNMKLDAITYESLADPKWKGKVCIRSGQHPYNTALVAAMIAHDGEAATEQWLRGVKANLARKATGGDRDVARDILGGICDVGLANAYYVGHMKHAEPGTDARKWGDAIKVVRPTFANAKSGGTHVNVSGAAVAKHAPNKDNAVKLLEYLASPPAQALYAQANYEYPVRAGVTLDPVIAGFGPLKVDPLPLVEIAKHRRRASQLVDKVGFDN